The following coding sequences lie in one Salvelinus fontinalis isolate EN_2023a chromosome 21, ASM2944872v1, whole genome shotgun sequence genomic window:
- the LOC129818066 gene encoding A-kinase anchor protein 2-like produces the protein MATAKGIMPKPALTAMKSSKASEDTSGDLKRDRTERKSVGFLNSVSVISGDSSTTASTMEVETHPESCYPSQGLNGQGNNHQLQPLDIEVAHEIAYLDEVLEANCCDPGVDTTPSPSNGTATTEKHAREVNIDGTGPSVNISNTDTTYHEVIVEGRKQTIFIKHQDVNNSNNTRPNGHSGPMAGEQENYRNKGGETTSPTMTTIKKEARFELRAFQEEKKPSKLFDPCEKEVRVKKVRPSEEVAELERERLELIRGQAVKKNPDMGTKWWNPPQEKSLEEELEPDKLESHRKYEERKQQRRSEFTGGMSQTYAQYSMAFDPKADPEPGRDTEDILVEQMDFSTARKQFLQIEHARQQAAERSQVTAPNSAKPFSRSSDTVIHVERSSDYVTVGYSNYQDSPLEDGDATTTTVRTERIYCSPEGSQSPTSTVGRVLGLGQGEPSNSGSKEAWMENRYRDEDFTCARSIMTIIKDEKDSLSLQHHSSSLHSPSASLSSCNPNECDSGLDEQSLRSLDNSMLDTLSKDFSMNNVSDSGASNETMSASYLGETSLGEYSFPSTPQTTTPVNGKMEGGTTMCPGEQNEGSQGLWEQELEYHAGMLVQCIIQHALINQNQSQQGEEWQGVSPFPLQERHVDVLSSGNLSSLPTEYQSLTPLDLHSPPPPQLHSPPSPMQQSPTPLQSLQSAPPQYQSTPSPQPLSPPAKFQSSPTQYQSPSPQLQPLPTQVERPTYVQVERPTYVQVERPTYVQMERPTYAPLPQRSSSGGPKILIQSALSRSLALNPDPVPVRTPVLIPPRPLEPYQAPELSRTPSEKDQFSYFSKYSEAAELRSTAAATRTQETEQNTGPFKLRSRKQRTLSMIEEEIRAAQEREKELKKQRLGAVGSGPDPRTNQTGRPKTMSINPGDKHKTNSLPAKLSLSGSLPLTLTSMTAPGKINHSASPSSSENPPASPSSSENPSPLLDLGNDDSGGSGRPKNFMQTLMDDYETHKVKRREKGEDNSVLEATRVTRRKSNMALRWEAGLYTNEDGEEEEEEEEEE, from the exons AAATCCTCCAAGGCATCAGAGGATACCAGTGGTGATCTGAAGAGAGACAGAACGGAGAGAAAGAGCGTCGGTTTCCTCAACTCTGTCAGTGTGATCTCAGGAGACAGCAGTACCACCGCCAGCACCATGGAGGTGGAGACCCACCCTGAGAGCTGCTACCCCAGCCAAGGGCTCAACGGCCAGGGCAACAACCACCAGCTCCAGCCCCTGGACATTGAGGTAGCTCACGAGATAGCCTACCTAGACGAGGTGTTGGAAGCTAACTGCTGTGACCCCGGGGTCGATACCACGCCATCGCCCTCTAACGGAACCGCGACTACTGAGAAACACGCCAGGGAGGTCAACATCGACGGGACTGGACCATCTGTCAACATCTCCAACACAGACACAACATACCATGAGGTCATAGTAGAGGGGAGAAAGCAGACTATCTTCATTAAACACCAGGATGTCAACAACAGCAATAACACCAGGCCCAACGGCCACTCTGGACCAATGGCAGGAGAGCAGGAGAACTACAGGAATAAGGGAGGAGAGACAACATCCCCCACTATGACCACCATCAAGAAGGAGGCCCGTTTCGAGCTGCGGGCCTTCCAGGAGGAGAAGAAGCCGTCCAAGCTGTTCGACCCGTGTGAGAAGGAAGTGCGCGTGAAGAAGGTGCGTCCCTCGGAGGAGGTGGCagagctggagagggagaggttggagCTGATCAGGGGCCAGGCGGTAAAGAAGAACCCAGACATGGGGACAAAGTGGTGGAACCCTCCTCAGGAGAAGAGTCTGGAGGAGGAGCTGGAGCCAGACAAACTAGAGTCACACAGGAAGTACGAGGAGAGGAAGcagcagaggaggtcagagtTCACTGGTGGGATGTCCCAGACGTACGCCCAGTACTCCATGGCCTTTGACCCTAAAGCTGACCCTGAGCCTGGCCGCGACACGGAGGACATCCTGGTGGAGCAGATGGACTTCTCTACCGCCAGGAAGCAGTTCCTGCAGATAGAACATGCAAGGCAGCAGGCAGCCGAGAGGTCACAGGTCACAGCTCCCAACTCGGCCAAGCCCTTCTCCAGATCATCAGACACCGTGATCCACGTGGAGAGATCCTCCGATTACGTCACTGTGGGCTACAGCAATTACCAGGACTCACCACTAGAGGACGGCGACGCAACCACTACAACGGTCCGGACAGAGAGGATCTACTGCAGCCCAGAAGGGTCCCAGTCCCCCACCTCTACCGTGGGGAGGGTCCTGGGCCTGGGACAGGGAGAGCCCAGTAATAGTGGCTCCAAGGAGGCCTGGATGGAGAACAGATACAGAGACGAAGACTTTACCTGCGCCAGGTCCATCATGACCATCATAAAAGATGAGAAggactctctgtccctccagcatCATTCCTCCTCCCTCCACAGCCCCAGCGCCTCTCTGTCCTCCTGCAACCCCAATGAATGTGACTCCGGGCTGGACGAGCAGTCCCTGCGTTCCCTGGATAACTCTATGCTGGATACCCTTTCAAAAGACTTCAGCATGAATAACGTATCCGACAGTGGGGCGTCAAACGAGACCATGTCGGCCTCCTACCTGGGGGAGACGTCTCTGGGGGAGTACTCCTTCCCCTCCACCCCACAGACCACTACACCCGTCAACggaaagatggagggaggcaCTACCATGTGTCCTGGGGAGCAGAACGAGGGAAGTCAGGGTCTGTGGGAGCAAGAGCTGGAGTACCATGCAGGTATGCTGGTGCAGTGTATCATCCAGCACGCCCTGATTAACCAGAACCAGTCTCAGCAGGGTGAGGAGTGGCAAGGGgtctcccccttccccctccaAGAGAGGCACGTAGACGTTCTATCTTCTGGGAACCTTTCATCACTACCAACAGAGTATCAGTCACTCACACCTCTAgacctccactctcctccacctccccagCTCCACTCACCTCCAAGTCCAATGCAGCAGTCACCAACACCCTTACAGTCCCTCCAGTCAGCCCCACCTCAGTACCAGTCAACTCCATCACCTCAGCCGCTGTCACCTCCAGCAAAGTTCCAGTCAAGTCCAACCCAATATCAGTCTCCttcaccccagctccagcccctcccAACCCAGGTAGAGAGACCTACCTATGTCCAGGTAGAGAGACCTACCTATGTCCAGGTAGAGAGACCTACCTATGTCCAGATGGAGAGACCTACCTACGCCCCCCTTCCACAGAGATCTTCCTCCGGGGGGCCTAAGATCCTCATCCAGTCCGCACTCAGTCGCTCACTGGCCCTAAACCCAGACCCGGTCCCAGTCCGCACTCCTGTCCTCATCCCTCCCCGTCCCCTAGAGCCTTATCAGGCTCCAGAGCTGTCCCGGACCCCGAGTGAAAAGGACCAGTTCAGTTACTTCTCTAAGTACTCCGAGGCGGCCGAGCTACGCAGCACAGCCGCAGCGACCAGAACCCAGGAGACGGAGCAGAACACCGGGCCGTTCAAGCTGCGCTCCCGGAAGCAGAGGACTCTGTCCATGATCGAGGAAGAGATCCGAGCggcgcaggagagagagaaagagctgaagAAGCAAAGACTGGGAGCGGTGGGGTCAGGACCGGATCCCAGAACCAACCAGACTGGCAGACCCAAGACGATGTCTATCAACCCCGGGGACAAGCACAAGACCAACAGTCTGCCCGCCAAACTCAGCCTCTCTGGGAGCCTGCCACTCACCCTCACCAGCATGACGGCACCAG GTAAGATAAATCATTCTGCATCCCCCTCCTCATCTGAGAATCCTCCTGCATCCCCCTCCTCGTCGGAGAATCCTTCGCCCCTCTTGGACCTGGGCAATGACGACTCGGGGGGCAGCGGGCGCCCCAAAAACTTCATGCAGACCCTGATGGACGACTACGAGACTCACAAAGTGAAGCGccgggagaaaggagaggacaaCAGC GTGTTGGAGGCCACCCGTGTCACCCGCAGGAAAAGCAACATGGCGCTGAGGTGGGAGGCGGGGCTTTACACTAACGAGgacggagaggaggaggaggaagaggaggaagaggagtag